Within Bacteroidota bacterium, the genomic segment CAATCAGGATAATTACGATCTGTTATTATATGTTGCAAGTTGGCCCGAACGCAGAATGAATGCGTGGACGAAACTACTCACGGCTCGAGCTATAGAAAATCAATGTTATGTTGCAGGTGTAAATAGAATTGGTTCCGATGGTAATAATATTTATCACAGCGGTAATTCTTTATTAATAGATCCATTGGGAAAAATACTGTGGGAAATGATTCACGACCGTGCCGTCTATACCGCTACACTTTCATCCGATTTTTTACATGAAGTGAGAGAGAAATTACCGTTTCTGAATGATAGAGATTCGTTTCATATAGTGAATAGTGAATAGTGAGAAGTGAGTGGTGAATAGTGAATGGTGAGTTGTGAGTTGTGAGTAAAAAAATCAGTGATGAGTAATCAGTAATCAGTGTTGAGTTTTTTTTATTGTCAACTGTCAATTGTCTATTTCTCCAAGGTTGGCGTCCACGCCAAACCATCCAGTGACCTTGCGGCCTTTGCACAAAAAAAAATTAACCCCGCAGATGACGCAGATTTACGCAGATAAAAAATTTAAACACAAAAAAAATACATTGAGTTAGGCAAATAATAAAAAATGAAATGCAGCCACGAATGCACGAATCAATTTGCTGAATGACGAATGCACGAATAGATTTCCTTTTTATTCGTGCATTCGTGTAATATAAATATTCGTGCATTCGTGGCTATTTTTTTTTTAGCGATTTCAAAAATAAATTTGGTTATTAAATTAATTTGATATTACTTTGATATCAAATTGAAAACTATGATAACTGATAAAATCATTAAACCCAGCTCAGGATACCTGATGCTTATTGTATTCTTTATTGTGTTGGGCGCCATTATTTGGGCCACCTTCACATTCAATCCGGCATTTGCTGCTTTGTTTATTATTACCTTTTTTATGATGATTGGATTTTTCATCATTAACCCAAACGACAGTAAAGTGATTACGCTTTTTGGAAAGTATGTGGGCACCGTAAAAGAAAATGGTTTTTACTGGGCAAACCCTTTTTATGCAAAATATAAAATCACTTTGCGTGCAAGAAATATTGAAGGTGAAAAAATAAAAGTGAATGATAAAGAAGGTAATCCCATTATTATCGGAGCCGTAATTGTTTGGCAAGTGCGTGATGCATCCAAAGCAAAATTTGAAGTAGATAATTATGAGCACTATGTAAAATTGCAAAGCGATTCTGCATTGCGACATCTTGCAGGTAGTTATGCATATGATCATTTTGATGATGCACAAAAGGAAATTACTTTGCGCAGCGGCGGAGAAATAATTAGCAACGAATTAGCAACTGAACTCACCGAAAGATTACAACTTGCCGGCGTACAAATTATAGAAGTGCGTATTACACATCTTGCGTATGCAGAAGAAATTGCGGGAGCAATGTTGCAACGTCAACAAGCAACAGCTGTAGTAGCTGCAAGGGCTAAAATTGTGGAAGGTGCGGTTGGTATGGTGGAGATGGCGCTGGCGATGTTAAGTCAAAACAATATTGTTGAATTAGATGAGGAGAAAAAAGCAGCAATGGTAAGTAATCTGTTGGTTGTGTTATGTTCTGACAGAGCAGTAAATCCAATTGTGAACGCAGGTACTTTACATCACTAACTATGGAATATTCGGAAAAACATTATATCAGCGATTTAGGTATTAAAATGCTGTTTTTAATTTCTGCATTCACTGTGTTTTCCATATTAATATTTACCATAGCTTCCGAATATAAAGCAGGTAGTGATGAAACTTCAGAGCTGATAATTGTAGCCATAATTGCAATGGTAATTGAAGTGTTGGTTTACTTTTTAATTTTTAATACCCCATTGCAAATTCGAATTGACAGTATCGGTATTCATTATAAATACAGACCATTTATCTGGAATGAAAAAACCTTGACTTACTCAGAAATTACACAATGGAAAAATCGAAAAATTAGTCCCTTTGGTGAATTTAATGGATGGGGTTATAGAAAAAGTGTGCGCAAAAAAATGACAGGATTAGTATTAAAGGATGGGCACGGTTTTGAATTTTTAAAAAGGGATAATACCTCATTGGTTATAACTTCAAAAAATGCAGAGATGATGGCAATTGCTATCAGAAAATTTGCATCAGAAAAAGAAATTGTTTAACAATGGCTGATAAAAAGAAACCATTTGCATTGCGTGTGTCGCCGGAAATAATGAAGGCGCTGGAGCAGTGGGCTGCCGATGAGTTTCGCAGTCTGAACGGGCAGATAGAATATTTGTTGAATGATGCATTGAAACAAGCCGGCAGAATAAAAAAAGACAATGGAAAAAAATAATGCAGATAGTTTGCCTATCCTCTTATCCTCGGAATTATTAATTCGCTTTTCTGATTGTGATCCATTTAATCATTTAAATAATTCGAAGTACATAGATTATTTTTTAAATGCCCGTGAAGATCAGTTGCTGCAATATTATAATTTGGATTTATTTGCTTATTCAAAAACAACCGGTTGCGCATGGGTGGTTGGTCAGCATAAAATAGCTTATCTGAAACCTGCGTTGACAATGGAGAAAGTAATTATTGAAAGTACGATTGTGGAATGGAATGCAAATAATACATTGGTAGAATTTAAAATGTGGAACAACGAAAAAACAAAACTCAAGGCGTTGATGTGGACGTATTTTCATTACTACAATTTAGCTACGCAAAAAAGTGAATTGCATCCGCAAGAAATAAATACCAAATTTAAATTATTGGAAAATACAGAGATAACATCCAGAGTTTTTGAAGAGCGTTTATTGCAATTTAAAATGTAGAAGGTACAGTATTATCCATATTATTCGATTAAGAAATTTCCGTTCTCACCATTTCTCTTTTATCCCAGAACATTGCTGCGTTATTTCTTGCTCAACTACATCTTGCAATACCATTATTTACTAGCATTGTTTCAAATGCACAAGGTGCCTATGGTAAAACAAAAGAAATTGAAGAATTTTATAAAAGAAAAGTAATAATAGTAAAAGAAGAATATGATAAAGATGTTATCAAAAAACTGGAAAAGAAAGGAGAGAAAGGAGATGTTACTTTATATAAGCATACCATTGATCAATATAATGCAAATTTTAAGAAAGCAGTACAAGCAATGTGGCCGAAGCAAACTACTTTTTCAATAAAAACTTTAGATCAAACTTTGGATTTGAAAAAAGATAAAAAGAAGTATGCAGTTGTTTACATTGGCCGTATCGCTAGAAGCGAAAATGGTTCGGGTTATCATCAGGTAGAAGGAATAGAGTTTGACGCTTCCGCCATCTTTAATGATAAGTTAGATACATCAAATAGGTATAGTTCCGGATTACATAATTCTTATATCTTTTTTAATTTAATAGAAGATATATATAAATTCCCAATCATCTTGGCAGGAATGAATTGTTCTTTTCCCAGTGTTGCTGATTTTGCCTGTGCTGTTCAATATGCTACCTGGTATATGCAGGGAAGACTTACAGATAAGAATATGAGTGTAACTATAGATGAGGTGCCTGATGAATATGTAAAGCTATTGACGGAAAAAACCCTTTATATCCGGGAAAGTGATATAAATGAAAAATGCACGGCAGAAGACATCGCAGGAATGTATAAATATAAATATACCCTTGTAAGTGATGTGGAGTTTGATACCGCAGTTATGACAAAAAAGGATGATGTGCTTTATCTGGCTAAAATGTTATTTCCAGCAAATGCATCACTACCACAAGCTTTAACTCTTGTAATGGAGGCAGCAACCGGAAAGCCATGTGCAATTGTTTCCGGGGACTTGTTGTCAAGGAAATATCTCGAAACTAAAAGGGTTTTGTCAAAACATGCTTTCACAGAAATAAATAAAACTATTGATAAGTCAATGGAATCAAAATAGACTGGATAAAATATCATCATCCACAATATTCGGCAAAGTCACTTTTAAATTTTTTGTTCTTGCCATTTCTCTTTTAATGGCAAACATGGCCTCATTATTTCTTGCCCAACTACGGCGAGCAATACCATTATTTACATCCCAGAAAAGCATTTGTTGCAGATTTGTTTTTGCTTCATCGCTACCATCTAACACCATTCCGAAACCACCATTTATTACTTCACCCCAACCCACACCACCACCATTGTGAATACTCACCCAAGTAGCTCCACGGAAGCTATCACCAATTACATTTTGTATCGCCATGTCGGCAGTAAATTGACTGCCATCATAAATATTACTTGTTTCTCTATACGGTGAATCTGTTCCGGAAACATCGTGATGATCTCTTCCTAAAACAACAGGTGCAGAAATTTTTCCTGATTGAATTGCATCATTAAATGCAGTCGCAATTTTTGTTCTGCCTTCTGCATCTGCATATAAAATTCTTGCTTGCGAACCCACTACCATTTTATTTTCCATTGCAGATGTTATCCAATTGATATTATCTGATAACTGCAATTTAATTTCATCCGGCGCAGTGTTATACATTTCTTTTAATACTTCAGCGGCGATGTTATCTGTTGTTTGCAAATCGTTTGGATCATTGCTACAACACACCCAACGGAAAGGCCCAAAGCCATAATCAAAACACATAGGCCCGAGAATATCCTGCACATAACTGTTATAGATAAATGTATTTTCAGTTTTCATAATATCAGCACCTGCTCTGGATGCTTCTAATAAAAATGCATTGCCATAATCAAAAAAGTACATACCATTTGTAGTGAGTTTATTTATTGCGCTTGCATGTCGTCTTAAACTTTCATATACTTTTTCTTTAAATAACGTTGGATTTTCTGCCATCATTTTTTTGCTCTCTTCAAAACTTAAACCCACAGGATAATAACCACCTGCAAATGGATTATGTAATGAAGTTTGATCGCTGCCGATTTCTATTTTAATATTATTATCTGCAAAGTATTCCCACAAGTCAACTACATTTCCCTGATAAGCAAGCGAAACAGCTTCTTTATTTTTTCTTGCAGCTTCCATACGTATGACTAATTGTTGCAAATCATCATACACTTCATCCACCCAACCTTGTGCATGTCGCTTTTGTGTAGCCGCAGCATTTACTTCCGCAACCACACAAATACCTTTTGCAATTACCGTTGCTTTTGGTTGCGCACCACTCATACCACCTAAGCCTGCAGTTACAAATATTTTTCCTGTGCAATCTGTTGTATTTGCATCAATTTTTCTTGCAGCATTTAATACAGTAATATTTGTTCCGTGCACAATGCCTTGCGGTCCGATATACATAAAAGATCCTGCTGTCATTTGTCCGTATTGTGTTACACCAAGTGCATTATATTTTTCCCAATCATCGGGTTTAGAATAATTCGGAATCATCATACCATTTGTTACTACAACTCGAGGTGCTCTTTTATGCGAAGGAAATAATCCCATCGGATGACCGGAATATAAAACCAATGTTTGTTCATCCGTCATCGTTGCGAGATATTGCATGGTTAAAAGATACTGGGCCCAGTTTTGAAATACTGCTCCATTGCCACCATAAGTAATGAGTTCATGGGGATGTTGCGCAACTGCATAAGCCAAATTATTTTGCAACATCAACATAATGCATGCTGCTTGTTTTGATACATGCGGATATTCAGAATAATGGCGAGCATGAATTGCATAATCAGGACGAAAGCGATGCATATAAATGCGACCGAATGTTTTTAATTCTTCTGCAAATTCCTTTGCTAAAACCGCATGCATTTTTTCAGGAAAATATCGCAATGCATTGCGCACTGCTAACATTTTTTCCTCCTTATTTAAAATATCTTTTCGGATGGGTGCATGATTAATTGCAGTGTCCCAAATTTTTGGTGCGGGTAGTTCAGTTGGAATGCCATTTAAAATTTGCTTTTTAAAATGCGTATTTTTATCAGTAGAAATTGTGGTCATCATTAAAATTTAATAATTACAAATTTAATTAATATGCCATTGAGTTTGTATAAGCAATTATTTACGAAAGCAACATTGGCATAAACTTTGGCTTCTCACAAAAAAATGATTATGAAAAATTATTTACGATTAATTCCTTTAGCAATTATAATTGTGCTTGGATATTCCTGCCATGACAACGTGCCTTATTATGATGTGCGTGATGAATATATCGGCGACTATAATGTGTATGATGATTGTGGTGCGTTCACATCTGATTACTCACTCACACTTTTTAAATATGGAAACAGTAATGAAATCATTTTTGGTTTTCCAGGATTATATGAAGCAGGTTTTGAAGTAACGGGATTAGTTACCGGAATGAAAGTGGTAATACCGGTTCAACAGTTTTCAATTGCACCCGATGTGTTTTATGAATTTTCCGGCAGTGGTTCGCTGAATGATACTGTACTTACAATGGCTTATCAGGTATTAACAATACAAGGTACTTTAATTATTGATGAAGTGGATTGCATTGCAGAGTTGGTGAGATGGCAGTAAAAATAATTTTAACCACATAGATACATAGAAATAAAAAAAGATAAGTTTTCATTTTATTTATTTGTGAAATAGTTCTTCCAACTCACCCCTGCCCCTCTCTTCGGAAGAGAGGGGATTATCCGTGTTAATTTCAGTTTACTTATGAAATTTTTAACCACATAATAAATAGAAAAATTTTAACCACATAGATACATAGAAATAAAAAAAGATAAGTTTTCATTTTATTTATTTGTGAAATAGTTCTTCCAACTCACCCCTGCCCCTCTCTTCGGAAGAGAGGGGATTATCCGTTTTAATTTCAGTTTACTTATGAATTTTTAACCACATAAATACATAGAAAAAAAGATAAGTTTTCAGTAGAATTTAATCTATGTATCTATTATGTGGTTAATTGCATTTTCCTCATTTAATAAGAAAGGTAAAACAATAAAAAAATTACTACCTGCTTTTAATAAAATATTGAAAGCAAGTATTTTTTTGCGAATGCATTTTTAAAAAATACATGCCGTTGGTGAGATTGGAAATATCAATTGTATTTTCAGAATAGTTAGTTACAGTAATTACTGTTTCTCCATTGCTGTTTACAATTATTATATCAAAAGGAAATTCAAAATCAGATTTAATGTTCAGATAATTATTTGCTGGATTTGGATAAACAGAAATAGCATTTTGAGAAATAGTATTTACTGATTGAATAATGTTTTTGTCGTAAGTAACTAAACCCGCAGTTTCTGATCCTATCCAAGCAATACCATTTGCATCCATTGCAATTGAGTTAAGATTATCATCGGGTAATGCAGAATTTTCCGCAGTAAAGTTTTCCCAATCTGTAGCATTGAAAAGTGCAAGTCCGGTAACATTCATTGCAAGAAAACCTTGACTTTCATCTACAGCAACATCAGCAACTTCCCAATCGGGAATATCGGAATTTGCTATACCAAAATTTAAAAAATTTCCATCGGCAGTATAAATTGATAATCCGCCGAAAGCTGTTGCCATCCAAATATTATAAGAATCATCTTTTGCTAATCCCAAGACTGTATTATCTCCGATATCAGAATTTTCTGTGCGGAAATATTGCAGTTCACCATTATCCAAAGTGGTTAGTCCGCCATTAATTGTTCCTATAAATTTTTTACCTGTATCATCAATTAAAATATCGGTGATGTTATTGGATTTAATTTCTGAATTACTAATCGTATAAGTAAACCATTCATCCGCACCATTCCATTTTGTAAGTCCACCGGTGGAACCAATCCAAATTGTATCATTCGCATCTTTAATAATTGCCCGCACAAAATCATCCGGTAATTCTGAGTTGGTGGTATTGTAATTTAACCAATCAGTACCATTAAATTTTGATAATCCGTTTTGAAACATTCCTACCCATAATATATTTTCATCATCCACATACACTGCACGAATATCATTTTCCGGCAATCCTGAATTAGTGGTATTTAATACAGTCCAATTATTATCAATATCAATTTTCACTAAACCACTTTGTGTACCTATCCATTTATTTTGGTCGGCATCTATATAAACTGTATTCACTAAATTATCGGGTAACAAAGAATTTTCAGTATTGTAAATAATAAATGGTGATTGCGCATTTGCTGTGATGCTGAAAAATAAAAGTAGATATGTGATGAAACGCATGAGGCGAAGTTAATTAGCAGATTTGATGATTAGCCGATTAGCCGATGTGTTTGATGTGAGAATGTGCAAATGTGAGAATGTGCAAATGAAAAAAAATCCTATAAATCTTTAAATCCGATTAATCCTAATTCAGACAATAATAATAATGGGCAAATGTGGCTAATGTGCGAATTTGAAAATTTGCTAATGTAACCTTGTTAGCTAACGTGGAAGCATTAGATAATTTATCGAATTCAAATTTTAGAAAACAACTTGAATTATTTCCGGACCAAACCCGAAGGGGTGACATTATTATAACAAACAACTGTAACAAAAAAAACCGAACCCCGAAGGGGTGACATTATGAATGGTGAGTAGTGAGTAGTGAAGAAAAAATGAGTGATGAGTTTTTTTAGTGAGTGGTGAATAGTGAATAAGCAATTAGCAATAGGCAATAGGCGAAAAATGCAATTACCAGAATGCAATTGTAAATTATAAATGGTTAATGGTAATAAAATCAGTGATGAATAATCAATATAGAGTTTATTTAACCGGGAACATGAAACTTGAAACTTGAATTTTTTTGTCAATAATCAAAGTCAACGGTCTAAGTTTTTTTTCATTGTCAACTGTCCACTGTCAATTGTCAACTGTCTAAGTCATTCCTTCACCCAACTCACAACAACAATTCCCTCTTCCGCTCTTATTTCTGAAAAATAAACTCCGGGTGGAATTGCAGAAATATCTGCAACATCATTTATAAATTCTATTGCAACTTCTTCACCTAAATTATTGCGGGTGATGATAGAAATAATATGAAGTGAATGTTCAATATGTATTTCTGTATTTGCGGGATTAGGAAATAATTTAATTGCATTTTGCGCAAGTGTAATTACACTTAATCCTTCATCAATAACTCCATCGCAATTATCATCCAACCCATTTAATATTTCTGTTGCACCGGGATAAATATTTTCGTTGGTATCATCGCAATCCGTATTGTCGGTAACATAACCAAAAGGAATATCACAAAACATTTCTTCAGTTTCTGCATCACCAAAACCATCACCATCCGCATCTAAGTAATACGCAATAAAAATTGCATCTTCATCAATAAGACCATTGCAGTTATCATCTATTCCATTGCATATATCAATTGCTGTTGGATACATTGAATTATCTGCATCATTACAATCCGAACTATCCGCAACAAACCCCGCAGGTAAAACACAAGCAAGTGTATCATGCATCACATTACCAAAACCATCACCATCTTCATCTGCATAAAACACATCTTCGCAAATGCCGAGTTTTACTACCCAGAAATTAAATATGCTATAGGTAGCAGATACATCATAATCTGAAGAACCGGAGTAACCGGTAACTACTAAATGATTATCTAAAGTTGGAATTACTTTATAGGCAAAATCAAGTCCGGATCCTCCTATTGATTTTTGCCAAATAATATTACCTGCGCTGTCTATTTGTAAAATCCAATAATCTCCCTGTCCCTTATTTTCTGTAGCATCACCATCATCAGAATTTGATACACCTGCTA encodes:
- a CDS encoding Arc family DNA-binding protein produces the protein MADKKKPFALRVSPEIMKALEQWAADEFRSLNGQIEYLLNDALKQAGRIKKDNGKK
- a CDS encoding T9SS type A sorting domain-containing protein, whose amino-acid sequence is MRFITYLLLFFSITANAQSPFIIYNTENSLLPDNLVNTVYIDADQNKWIGTQSGLVKIDIDNNWTVLNTTNSGLPENDIRAVYVDDENILWVGMFQNGLSKFNGTDWLNYNTTNSELPDDFVRAIIKDANDTIWIGSTGGLTKWNGADEWFTYTISNSEIKSNNITDILIDDTGKKFIGTINGGLTTLDNGELQYFRTENSDIGDNTVLGLAKDDSYNIWMATAFGGLSIYTADGNFLNFGIANSDIPDWEVADVAVDESQGFLAMNVTGLALFNATDWENFTAENSALPDDNLNSIAMDANGIAWIGSETAGLVTYDKNIIQSVNTISQNAISVYPNPANNYLNIKSDFEFPFDIIIVNSNGETVITVTNYSENTIDISNLTNGMYFLKMHSQKNTCFQYFIKSR
- a CDS encoding acyl-CoA thioesterase yields the protein MEKNNADSLPILLSSELLIRFSDCDPFNHLNNSKYIDYFLNAREDQLLQYYNLDLFAYSKTTGCAWVVGQHKIAYLKPALTMEKVIIESTIVEWNANNTLVEFKMWNNEKTKLKALMWTYFHYYNLATQKSELHPQEINTKFKLLENTEITSRVFEERLLQFKM
- a CDS encoding SPFH domain-containing protein, whose translation is MITDKIIKPSSGYLMLIVFFIVLGAIIWATFTFNPAFAALFIITFFMMIGFFIINPNDSKVITLFGKYVGTVKENGFYWANPFYAKYKITLRARNIEGEKIKVNDKEGNPIIIGAVIVWQVRDASKAKFEVDNYEHYVKLQSDSALRHLAGSYAYDHFDDAQKEITLRSGGEIISNELATELTERLQLAGVQIIEVRITHLAYAEEIAGAMLQRQQATAVVAARAKIVEGAVGMVEMALAMLSQNNIVELDEEKKAAMVSNLLVVLCSDRAVNPIVNAGTLHH
- a CDS encoding urocanate hydratase, whose translation is MTTISTDKNTHFKKQILNGIPTELPAPKIWDTAINHAPIRKDILNKEEKMLAVRNALRYFPEKMHAVLAKEFAEELKTFGRIYMHRFRPDYAIHARHYSEYPHVSKQAACIMLMLQNNLAYAVAQHPHELITYGGNGAVFQNWAQYLLTMQYLATMTDEQTLVLYSGHPMGLFPSHKRAPRVVVTNGMMIPNYSKPDDWEKYNALGVTQYGQMTAGSFMYIGPQGIVHGTNITVLNAARKIDANTTDCTGKIFVTAGLGGMSGAQPKATVIAKGICVVAEVNAAATQKRHAQGWVDEVYDDLQQLVIRMEAARKNKEAVSLAYQGNVVDLWEYFADNNIKIEIGSDQTSLHNPFAGGYYPVGLSFEESKKMMAENPTLFKEKVYESLRRHASAINKLTTNGMYFFDYGNAFLLEASRAGADIMKTENTFIYNSYVQDILGPMCFDYGFGPFRWVCCSNDPNDLQTTDNIAAEVLKEMYNTAPDEIKLQLSDNINWITSAMENKMVVGSQARILYADAEGRTKIATAFNDAIQSGKISAPVVLGRDHHDVSGTDSPYRETSNIYDGSQFTADMAIQNVIGDSFRGATWVSIHNGGGVGWGEVINGGFGMVLDGSDEAKTNLQQMLFWDVNNGIARRSWARNNEAMFAIKREMARTKNLKVTLPNIVDDDILSSLF